The DNA window TGAAAAGGATGCTATGATGGATTCAAGATTTGGAAGATGTCCATATTTTGCAATCTATGATACTGAAACAAAAGAATACGAGTTTATGGAAAATAACGGAGTAACAGCACCAGGTGGAGCAGGAATCGCTGCAGGACAGCAAGTAGTTAGTAAAGGAGCAGAAGTAGTTATTACTGGGTTTATAGGACCTAATGCTAAGCGAGTAATAGAAGGTGGACAAATCAAAGTGTACAATGGAAAAGGTGGATCTATTGAAGCAGAAATAAAATTATATGAAGAAGGAAAGCTTACAATGATTGAAAATGCTGCACCTGCACATTCTGGAATGGGTAAATAGCGAAAGGATTGATAGAGATGAAAATCGCAGTCTTAAGTGGCAAAGGGGGTACAGGAAAAACGACTGTATCTACAAATATTGCTACGGTTATGAATTGGAACTATGTAGATTGTGATGTAGAAGAACCAAATGGTTTTATATTTTTAAAACCTGAAGTAAAAAAAACAGAATATGTAAAAATACCTGTTCCGAAGATTGATGAAGAAAAGTGTATTCGCTGTAATAAATGTGCGGATGTATGTCAATTCAATGCGTTAGCTGGAACAAAGACCGGTATTATTTTCTTTGATAAACTATGTCATGGATGTGGTGCCTGTACCATGGTTTGTCCAGTTGGAGCTATAACAGAAGAGGGAAGAAAGATTGGGAAAATAGATATAGGGAATACTGAATCTATAAAATGTATGAGAGGTCTTTTAGATATAGGAGAACCTATGGCACCTCCTATTATTAAAAGGTTAAAAGCATTAGTAGATGAAGAAACGACTATTATCGATTGTTCTCCTGGAAGTTCTTGCTCTGTTGTAGCAGCCATTGAAGGAGTAGATGTAGCTATTTTAGTAACAGAAGCTACCCCCTTTGGTCTTCATGATTTAAAAATTGCAGTAGAGCTTGTAAGACAAATGAATATTCCATTTGGAATTGTTCTTAATCGAGCTGATGAAGAGCATGACTTGATTACGAGATATTGTGAAGAGGAAAAGATTGCCCTTGTTGGAAAAATTCCTTATGCAAAAAAAGCTGCTGTTCTTTATTCAGAAGGAAAGTTACTTATAGAAGATGAAGAATACAATAAGATGTTTAAAGGAATTGGAGAGCGTATTTTGGGGGTGAAGGCATGCAGTTAGTTATTATCAGTGGAAAAGGTGGAACAGGAAAGACAACAGTAGCTGCATCCTTTGCTTATCTTAGTGAAAATAGCATAAAGGTAGATTGTGATGTAGATGCATCGAATCTTCATATTATTCTTGGCGGAGACGATATAGAAAAAAAGCCATATATAGGTGCAAAGCTTGCCCACATAGATTCTGATAAATGTATAAAATGTGGAGCCTGTGAGAAGGTTTGTAGATTTGGTGCCATTAAAGACTTTAGGATAGAGCCCTTAAAGTGTGAAGGTTGTGGTGCTTGTAAGGTAGTATGTCCTAGTGAAGCAATTCGTCTAGAGGATGAAATAACAGGAGATACTATTATTACACAAACAAAGAGAGGTCTTTTATCAAGGGCTGAAATGGTTATTGGGGCAGAGGGGTCTGGAAAACTTGTGACACAAGTAAGAAAGACT is part of the Crassaminicella profunda genome and encodes:
- a CDS encoding ATP-binding protein translates to MQLVIISGKGGTGKTTVAASFAYLSENSIKVDCDVDASNLHIILGGDDIEKKPYIGAKLAHIDSDKCIKCGACEKVCRFGAIKDFRIEPLKCEGCGACKVVCPSEAIRLEDEITGDTIITQTKRGLLSRAEMVIGAEGSGKLVTQVRKTAMQHKKEDEWVMMDGTPGIGCAVMASITGCDAALIVVEPTQSGINDFERVHSLTKQFGIKAFVCINKYDINETIVFEIEKLCQREGIEVLGKIPFDPCVKTAVNDFRPIVSYEESKAGKEIINIWNAFKNKYKEEDIK
- a CDS encoding ATP-binding protein; this translates as MKIAVLSGKGGTGKTTVSTNIATVMNWNYVDCDVEEPNGFIFLKPEVKKTEYVKIPVPKIDEEKCIRCNKCADVCQFNALAGTKTGIIFFDKLCHGCGACTMVCPVGAITEEGRKIGKIDIGNTESIKCMRGLLDIGEPMAPPIIKRLKALVDEETTIIDCSPGSSCSVVAAIEGVDVAILVTEATPFGLHDLKIAVELVRQMNIPFGIVLNRADEEHDLITRYCEEEKIALVGKIPYAKKAAVLYSEGKLLIEDEEYNKMFKGIGERILGVKACS
- a CDS encoding NifB/NifX family molybdenum-iron cluster-binding protein produces the protein MKICITSMGNEKDAMMDSRFGRCPYFAIYDTETKEYEFMENNGVTAPGGAGIAAGQQVVSKGAEVVITGFIGPNAKRVIEGGQIKVYNGKGGSIEAEIKLYEEGKLTMIENAAPAHSGMGK